A single genomic interval of Sinorhizobium garamanticum harbors:
- a CDS encoding GlxA family transcriptional regulator encodes MSQRVEKQSPIEVVVVVLPESSIMSLASVLDPMRAANRVAGRQVFRWRLLSGDGEATMLTCGIPIDVEGRFAPPLGGDLLLVIGGFNLHKHAGKRFLAMLQECARHFDIVAGIESGCWLLGRSGLLNGRKATAHWEELEDFSQTFPALTVIGDRFVTDGKYWTSGGASPTFDMMLHLITERLGPALALDVASIFVYDQMHSATDVQPFVSLGRIEARDPELAGAIRLMERTLERPLTVAALARRLSISRRKLELLFARGLSISPAAYYLRLRLQVAHRLVRDSAIPIRDIALRCGFDSLSAFSRAYSREYQSSPLKMRSVTRGETSLRAEVAHGRKGDSLPGSDAG; translated from the coding sequence ATGTCGCAACGCGTCGAAAAACAATCTCCGATTGAGGTCGTGGTTGTCGTCCTGCCCGAGTCATCGATCATGTCGCTGGCCTCGGTACTGGATCCGATGCGTGCCGCAAACCGCGTGGCCGGTAGACAGGTCTTTCGCTGGCGGTTGCTGTCCGGCGATGGAGAGGCGACGATGCTGACCTGCGGCATTCCGATCGATGTCGAGGGTCGATTCGCGCCGCCGCTCGGCGGTGATCTTCTCCTGGTGATCGGAGGCTTCAATCTCCACAAGCATGCCGGCAAGCGGTTTCTTGCGATGCTGCAGGAGTGCGCCCGTCATTTCGATATCGTCGCGGGGATCGAATCCGGCTGTTGGTTGCTCGGGCGGTCGGGGCTTCTCAATGGCCGCAAAGCAACGGCGCATTGGGAAGAACTCGAGGATTTCAGCCAGACTTTTCCCGCGCTTACCGTCATCGGTGACCGCTTCGTGACCGACGGCAAATATTGGACCTCCGGCGGCGCTTCGCCGACGTTCGACATGATGCTGCATCTGATCACCGAGAGGTTGGGGCCAGCTCTGGCGCTCGATGTGGCAAGTATCTTCGTTTACGATCAGATGCACAGCGCCACCGATGTGCAGCCTTTTGTGTCGCTTGGCCGCATTGAGGCGCGCGATCCGGAGCTTGCCGGCGCGATAAGGCTGATGGAACGCACGCTGGAGCGACCGTTGACCGTGGCGGCGTTGGCGCGTCGGTTATCGATCTCGCGCCGTAAGCTCGAACTCCTCTTCGCCAGGGGGCTCTCGATCAGCCCCGCTGCCTATTATCTCCGCCTTCGGCTCCAGGTCGCGCACCGACTTGTCCGCGATTCGGCGATTCCGATACGGGACATCGCGTTGCGTTGCGGCTTCGACAGCCTCTCGGCCTTCTCGCGCGCTTACAGCCGTGAATATCAATCGAGCCCGTTGAAGATGCGAAGCGTCACCCGCGGAGAAACTTCTCTGCGCGCCGAAGTGGCGCATGGTCGTAAAGGGGATTCGCTCCCTGGTTCAGACGCGGGATGA
- a CDS encoding outer membrane protein yields the protein MSRTVLVAIFGASLLAGTSNAADLAETPAPAPVVEATPTFVWTGGYVGLQGGGGWLNSDLSVPGASASRDFNGGLFGAFAGYNYQQGDWVLGIEGDVTYNWNDKTFNIFGANTEVGTDVSGSVRGRVGYTLNEKALLYATGGWAVTRGFVDVAGAPKEKETFNGWTIGGGVDYGFTNSVFGRAEYRYNDFGDKDVGGVDVDLDQHQFTVGVGVKF from the coding sequence ATGAGCAGAACCGTGCTTGTTGCGATCTTCGGCGCGTCGCTGCTGGCGGGAACGTCTAACGCAGCAGACCTGGCGGAGACTCCAGCGCCAGCGCCGGTTGTCGAAGCAACTCCCACATTCGTCTGGACCGGTGGCTATGTCGGCCTCCAGGGCGGCGGCGGATGGCTCAACAGCGATTTAAGCGTCCCCGGCGCAAGCGCCTCGAGGGACTTCAATGGCGGCCTTTTCGGCGCTTTCGCCGGTTACAATTACCAGCAGGGTGACTGGGTTCTTGGTATCGAAGGAGACGTCACCTACAACTGGAACGACAAGACCTTCAACATCTTCGGCGCAAACACCGAGGTCGGAACCGACGTTTCCGGATCGGTGCGCGGGCGCGTCGGCTACACCTTGAACGAAAAAGCCCTGTTGTACGCGACCGGTGGCTGGGCAGTGACTCGCGGCTTCGTCGATGTTGCCGGCGCGCCGAAGGAAAAGGAGACCTTCAACGGCTGGACCATCGGAGGCGGCGTCGATTATGGCTTCACCAACAGCGTCTTCGGTCGTGCCGAGTATCGCTACAATGATTTTGGCGACAAGGATGTCGGTGGCGTCGATGTCGATCTCGACCAACATCAATTCACAGTCGGCGTCGGGGTGAAATTCTGA
- a CDS encoding BA14K family protein — protein sequence MKKIGVFVLAAVTAFTSYAPAQAMPFAPAPQSNPSGIELVHHKPWHHGGPRRGWRGDDGPRYSHYNGYRGYRYRRDGYRRHNDGWWYPLAAFGAGMVIGGAIAAPPPPRRVYTDASRAHVDWCYGQYRSYRAYDNSFQPYYGPRQQCVSPYY from the coding sequence ATGAAGAAGATCGGTGTATTCGTCCTTGCGGCGGTTACGGCATTCACAAGCTACGCTCCGGCTCAGGCCATGCCCTTTGCGCCGGCGCCGCAGTCGAACCCGAGCGGGATAGAATTGGTCCACCATAAGCCCTGGCACCATGGCGGGCCGCGTCGCGGTTGGCGCGGCGACGACGGGCCTCGTTACAGTCATTACAACGGTTATCGCGGTTATCGCTACCGTCGCGACGGATATCGTCGGCACAATGACGGATGGTGGTATCCATTGGCGGCGTTCGGAGCGGGCATGGTAATCGGGGGTGCAATTGCAGCGCCGCCGCCGCCGCGACGTGTCTATACGGATGCCAGCCGGGCTCATGTCGATTGGTGCTATGGGCAGTACCGCTCCTACCGAGCATACGACAACAGCTTCCAGCCTTACTACGGGCCTCGCCAGCAGTGTGTCTCGCCCTACTACTAA
- a CDS encoding DUF1236 domain-containing protein, with protein sequence MKGILIKSAIALSLGVTYVPALAQTEQPAQGQSTECPAGTECPQGGAQGQQPDTQGAPAQPEGEGTEQPGQPMEEPQPDAEQGGTGQQPQPDTGTPEQQQQDQVAPEAEQPTQPDTEQQPPEGQTDQQQPDQGQTEQQPDQGQTEQPQGETGQDESQQGQTTGGDVNVTVEQKTEITQIIKEENVEPVDVDINVTVGAAVPETVELRPLPPRIVKIVPQYEGYRFFVLADGRIVIVEPSSLKIVVILA encoded by the coding sequence ATGAAAGGTATCCTCATAAAGAGTGCAATTGCTTTGAGCCTCGGCGTCACCTACGTGCCGGCTCTCGCGCAGACCGAGCAGCCGGCACAAGGACAGTCCACCGAATGTCCGGCAGGCACCGAATGTCCGCAAGGAGGTGCGCAGGGCCAGCAGCCCGACACGCAGGGTGCCCCAGCGCAACCGGAAGGTGAAGGTACCGAACAGCCAGGTCAGCCCATGGAAGAACCGCAGCCTGATGCTGAGCAGGGTGGGACCGGACAGCAGCCGCAACCCGATACCGGCACGCCGGAGCAACAGCAGCAAGATCAAGTCGCTCCCGAAGCGGAGCAGCCGACCCAACCCGACACCGAACAGCAGCCTCCGGAAGGACAAACGGACCAGCAGCAACCGGATCAAGGCCAGACCGAGCAGCAACCCGATCAGGGGCAGACCGAGCAGCCGCAAGGCGAAACCGGTCAGGATGAATCGCAGCAGGGCCAGACCACTGGCGGCGATGTCAACGTGACCGTGGAACAGAAGACGGAAATCACGCAGATCATCAAAGAGGAGAATGTTGAGCCCGTCGATGTTGATATCAACGTGACGGTCGGCGCAGCCGTCCCCGAAACCGTCGAACTGAGGCCACTCCCGCCGCGTATCGTGAAGATCGTGCCACAATACGAGGGCTACCGCTTCTTCGTCCTGGCCGATGGCCGGATCGTAATCGTAGAACCCTCGTCGCTTAAGATCGTCGTGATCCTGGCGTAG
- a CDS encoding S8 family peptidase: protein MGPLFINAGLPVYHEGMLFVRMKPQPHHRSLEAAVAASRPPLTAGLEALIFCERAGLVKRVTPVSRSSPHYFSRMLVRPAREPDSKLGPQIIPVSEEEGASASALSLNAALDGRTPGGATSLIELASDADVRQLQVALAGDPSVASVSRVPFRYLAARSPRRSAGSAKKKSPAAPRGRIAAVPPLAHTMWNLRRIRWDEARNLNGYDDAGSVKVAVLDTGIDATHPDLSEQVAQYTYEHPDLPGASSSQDLIGHGTHVTGTIAATINNDLGINGISRARIHAWKIFDDRPDLLTYPDGTAEYAYFVDPVMYLRALLDCADAGIDVINLSIGGAGAPDPTESAAFEELLANGTTVVAAMGNDRREGSPISYPAAIPGVIAVGATNLQDRVTNFSNRGNHITIAAPGEAIWSTLPTYPGQMGWKAERGPDGRWRQGKPDIRETDYDAWPGTSMATPHVAAAAALYIANGGERSPAVIRSALASSADKVPAMGNQDFTPDFGYGRLNLEQLIAGISQ, encoded by the coding sequence ATGGGACCGTTGTTCATAAATGCCGGCCTGCCAGTCTATCACGAGGGGATGCTGTTCGTGCGAATGAAGCCTCAGCCGCATCACCGGAGCTTGGAAGCCGCCGTTGCTGCTTCCCGCCCTCCACTTACCGCGGGTCTAGAGGCTTTGATCTTCTGTGAGCGGGCTGGATTGGTAAAGCGTGTGACGCCCGTCTCTCGTTCGTCCCCTCACTACTTCAGTCGCATGCTGGTGCGACCGGCAAGAGAACCGGACTCCAAACTGGGGCCGCAGATAATTCCTGTCAGCGAGGAAGAAGGGGCGTCTGCATCGGCGTTGAGTCTGAACGCCGCCCTGGATGGACGGACTCCAGGCGGAGCGACCAGTCTGATTGAGCTCGCAAGCGATGCGGACGTCAGACAGCTTCAGGTTGCTCTCGCGGGCGATCCAAGCGTCGCATCTGTTTCCAGGGTCCCTTTTCGTTATCTTGCCGCGAGGTCGCCGCGCAGATCGGCTGGTTCGGCCAAGAAGAAATCGCCGGCAGCGCCTCGCGGCCGGATTGCCGCAGTACCTCCCCTAGCCCACACGATGTGGAACCTGCGCAGGATCAGGTGGGACGAAGCGCGAAACCTGAACGGATATGACGATGCGGGCAGCGTTAAGGTAGCCGTCCTCGATACCGGCATAGACGCCACCCATCCCGACCTCAGTGAGCAGGTGGCTCAGTACACTTATGAGCATCCGGATCTTCCCGGCGCGAGCTCGTCTCAGGATCTCATCGGACATGGCACCCATGTAACGGGCACCATTGCGGCAACGATCAACAACGATCTCGGCATCAATGGAATATCGCGGGCGAGAATCCACGCCTGGAAGATCTTCGATGACCGCCCCGACCTGCTGACGTATCCAGATGGAACGGCGGAGTATGCTTATTTCGTGGATCCGGTCATGTATCTACGCGCGCTTCTCGACTGCGCGGATGCGGGCATCGACGTCATCAATCTCTCGATCGGTGGTGCTGGGGCGCCCGACCCGACAGAGAGCGCTGCCTTCGAGGAGCTGCTGGCAAATGGAACGACCGTCGTTGCGGCCATGGGGAACGACAGACGTGAAGGTAGTCCGATCTCATATCCCGCAGCCATCCCGGGCGTAATCGCCGTCGGCGCAACAAACTTGCAGGATCGCGTCACCAACTTTTCCAACCGTGGCAATCACATAACGATCGCAGCTCCAGGTGAGGCAATCTGGTCGACGCTCCCGACCTATCCCGGGCAGATGGGTTGGAAGGCAGAAAGAGGACCGGACGGGCGTTGGAGACAGGGAAAGCCCGACATTCGTGAAACGGACTATGACGCGTGGCCGGGCACCTCGATGGCAACGCCGCATGTTGCAGCGGCTGCAGCGCTCTACATCGCGAATGGTGGCGAACGAAGCCCTGCCGTGATCCGAAGCGCACTGGCTTCGAGCGCCGACAAGGTGCCCGCGATGGGTAACCAAGACTTCACGCCCGATTTCGGCTATGGTCGTCTTAACTTGGAACAGCTCATCGCCGGCATAAGCCAATGA
- a CDS encoding transcriptional regulator — MIVFVDFEASSLAKASFPVEVAWVFESGAARTSLIRPASGWDDWSADAESIHGISKSLLEAEGVPVEIIATEMVESLSGHQLYASAPSWDGKWLSVLLRTAGFPRHALRLSHSHDAFVEAARAILGHDIADAVVDGLVSTVVKIMEPAVAPHRALPDATLELERWRRIQKEAASLALE; from the coding sequence ATGATCGTATTCGTGGATTTTGAAGCATCGTCTCTCGCCAAGGCAAGCTTTCCGGTTGAAGTCGCGTGGGTGTTCGAGAGTGGCGCGGCCCGCACCAGCCTCATCCGCCCAGCTTCCGGTTGGGACGACTGGTCCGCCGACGCAGAATCGATACATGGCATATCGAAGAGCCTGCTCGAGGCAGAGGGCGTACCTGTTGAAATCATCGCCACGGAAATGGTCGAGAGCCTGTCCGGCCACCAGCTATATGCGAGCGCGCCGTCTTGGGACGGAAAGTGGCTAAGCGTGCTCCTACGAACTGCGGGCTTTCCGCGTCATGCGCTGAGACTCAGCCATTCCCATGATGCCTTCGTCGAGGCTGCTCGAGCGATCCTTGGTCACGACATAGCGGACGCTGTTGTTGATGGGCTCGTATCAACGGTCGTCAAGATCATGGAGCCCGCGGTCGCCCCCCATCGCGCCCTACCAGACGCAACGCTCGAACTGGAGCGGTGGCGACGCATCCAGAAAGAGGCCGCTTCATTGGCGTTGGAGTAG
- a CDS encoding competence protein CoiA has product MPLRCVDETGNDVHAFDLSAEEWRALGERNRKSRMLRMPCCSTAVILRRSSRGTQHFAHKAVGDCTTAPETEAHLRLKRIAVEVARKHGWDVKTEVKGIAPTGEEWIADVLAQKNNAKVAVEIQWSSQTNGETMRRQERYRQSGIRCLWLLKKPGFPTTEALPAAQILEYGRTYSARVAYSQEMPVEAFLDAAFGGRFRYGIPSQGRAAVHIRVGEIDCWKRQCGAKTRIVTGIDIELGPHTIPFSVAELGEYPRLFEEVFRHLPHDPNIGRLKRRFSKTQERQYLSNGCYRCDSLVGEFFEFEARYSEEIVNSFHVRMTPEWKRAIEEDMRYQPDWAVYSPDELES; this is encoded by the coding sequence ATGCCTCTGCGCTGCGTCGACGAGACTGGTAACGATGTCCATGCGTTTGATTTGTCTGCCGAGGAATGGCGGGCGCTGGGCGAGCGCAATCGAAAAAGCCGCATGCTCCGAATGCCGTGCTGTTCCACAGCGGTTATCTTGCGGCGGTCAAGCCGAGGAACACAGCATTTCGCGCACAAGGCGGTTGGCGATTGCACGACGGCACCGGAAACGGAAGCTCATCTGCGGCTGAAGCGCATCGCTGTCGAGGTTGCTCGGAAACACGGCTGGGACGTCAAGACCGAGGTCAAAGGAATTGCTCCGACCGGTGAAGAGTGGATCGCTGACGTGTTGGCGCAAAAGAACAACGCGAAGGTGGCAGTCGAAATTCAATGGTCATCCCAAACAAATGGCGAAACGATGCGAAGGCAGGAACGATACCGACAATCCGGAATTCGTTGCCTTTGGCTCCTTAAGAAACCAGGATTTCCAACGACAGAAGCTCTGCCAGCTGCACAGATTCTCGAATATGGCAGGACGTATTCCGCCCGAGTAGCTTACTCCCAGGAGATGCCTGTCGAGGCGTTTCTTGACGCGGCATTTGGCGGCCGGTTTCGGTATGGGATTCCTTCACAGGGTAGGGCGGCTGTTCATATCCGGGTTGGTGAGATCGATTGCTGGAAACGACAATGCGGTGCGAAGACAAGGATTGTCACAGGGATCGACATCGAATTAGGCCCTCACACGATCCCGTTCTCGGTAGCAGAATTGGGAGAATATCCACGGCTCTTCGAAGAGGTCTTCCGCCACCTGCCTCACGACCCCAACATTGGCCGCCTGAAAAGGCGTTTCAGCAAAACACAAGAACGGCAATACCTGAGCAACGGATGCTATCGATGCGATAGTCTTGTCGGCGAGTTTTTCGAGTTCGAGGCTCGATATTCCGAGGAGATCGTAAACTCATTTCACGTTCGGATGACCCCGGAGTGGAAGCGAGCAATCGAAGAAGACATGCGATATCAACCCGATTGGGCAGTTTATTCCCCCGATGAGCTTGAGTCATAG
- a CDS encoding HNH endonuclease, protein MWETDPEDFSARFGILGRAVFLFRCTGEHLQARCDGGRDVEENVVAACHYCNWTRHRTKRPKDAVSYKKHVRLRMKQGRWHRNCAEAEPGGNIAFLSCSHQ, encoded by the coding sequence ATGTGGGAGACTGATCCGGAAGATTTCAGCGCACGCTTTGGAATATTGGGGAGGGCCGTCTTTCTCTTCCGGTGCACTGGAGAGCATTTACAGGCTCGATGTGACGGAGGGCGCGACGTCGAGGAGAACGTCGTCGCCGCCTGTCATTATTGCAACTGGACCCGGCACCGGACCAAGCGGCCAAAAGATGCCGTATCCTACAAGAAACATGTCCGATTACGGATGAAGCAAGGTCGGTGGCACCGTAATTGTGCTGAAGCAGAGCCCGGCGGAAACATCGCGTTCCTAAGCTGCAGCCATCAATAG
- a CDS encoding class I SAM-dependent methyltransferase, giving the protein MQKPLDIYYRIKSYRQNTGFNDASFDAVVSTMALMDGPDFPAAMREAFRLLRPGGFIAFSILHPCFITSGLRWQKDIDGRAMGLGCRAISSKPISVERWRFGDRPSDEDVAL; this is encoded by the coding sequence TTGCAGAAGCCGCTCGATATTTACTACAGGATTAAATCTTATCGCCAGAACACCGGCTTCAACGATGCCTCCTTCGATGCCGTCGTCTCAACCATGGCTTTGATGGACGGGCCAGATTTCCCAGCCGCCATGCGGGAGGCATTCAGGTTGCTGCGGCCCGGCGGGTTTATCGCATTCAGCATCCTACACCCCTGTTTCATTACTTCTGGATTGCGGTGGCAGAAGGACATCGACGGGCGGGCGATGGGTCTGGGGTGTCGCGCTATTTCGAGCAAACCAATTTCGGTTGAGAGATGGCGCTTTGGTGATCGGCCGAGTGACGAAGACGTCGCGCTGTGA